The Fretibacterium sp. OH1220_COT-178 nucleotide sequence CTCGGGGTGTGCGGAGGCCAATTACGAGAAGGGGCTCGAGGCCCGTCGGGACGGGGATTACACGGAGGCCCTGAATCAGTGGATGCTGGCCTCCGACGACCCGCGCTGCATGACCGCGATCGCCGTGATGTACGACTACGGCGAGGGCGTGGAGCAGGACGAGGACAAGGCCGCGTACTGGTATCACAAGGCGGCGAACAAGGGCAACTATCGGGCCATGGCGCAGCTGGCGAATTTCTCCCTCTCCGGCGTGGGGGGGGAGACGCGTTCTCCCATGGTGTGGCGCACCAAGCTCGAGGCGCTCCAAGGCAAGGACCCTTACGTGGATTACGTCCTGGCGTTTTTTTATGCCAACGCCCATGGCGGGGAGCGCCGGCTGGACGACGCGCTGTCGCTGCTCAAGCCCCTGGTCGAACAGGGATTCGAGCCCTTCGTCCCCCTCTATCGCGATATCGAACAGCGCATCGCGGATCGGAACGCGGGCGTTCAGGAGGCGGGCGCCCTGGCGCTGGAGATGGCCCAGGGAGAGGTGTCGTTCGACGCCCGGTGGAAGGACAGGCGTATCGTCGTCAGCGGTTACGTGAGTGCCGTGCGGAGGCTCAACGATTACGGCTACGCCCTCAAGTTGGGGGGGCCCAATCCCTCGCTCGTTCCGAAGGACAACCTGTTGGCGGTCTTCTACGCTCCCTCCCTGGCGAACCCCCTGACCGGCCTGAATCCCGGCGATTACATCAAGCTCGACGGGGTCTATCTGGGGAGGGTTCCGTTCGCGCTCGAGCCGAGTGCCTTGACGCTCCTCGGATGCAACCTCGTCAAGGCCCTTTCGCGCGACATACGGTTCTGATGGGGTGACGCCTTGTCCTTGAAGTCGTTCTGTTTCCGCCACAAAACCGTTTTGCTGATCGCCCTGACCCTGGGATACCTGTATCTGCGGGGGATCGGCGATCACGGGCTTCTGGATCCTCTCGAGGGCATCCACGCCTCCGTGGGGCTGAATGCCGCGGCACGGGGGTCCTCCCTGATGCCCGAGGTGGGGGGCGTCCCCTACGCCGGGAAATCCATCGGGTTCTGGTGGCTCGAGGCGCTGTCCCTGGGATTCTTCGGGTGGGGGGAGTTTGCGGTTCGCCTCGTTCCTGCCCTCTCCGGGCTCGGCATGGCCCTCGCCTCCGCCATGGTCCTGGGAAGGGCCCGTCCTCGCGGGGCACGACTGGCCGCGGTGCTTACGGGGTCGATGCCCCTGAGCTTCGTCGCGTCCCAGCTGGCCGCGCCGCATGCCCTCTACGCCTGCCTCGTCACTTTCGCGCTGGCGGCGTTCGTCAGGGCCTGGGAGGATCGCCGCCATGCCGTCTGGGCCCATGCCGCCGCCGCCCTGGCCTTTATCGTCCAGGGGCCCGAGGGGCTCCTCCTGCCGTGGCTTTGTCTTTACCTCTACTCGGTTCTGACCGATGACTCCGCCTCCTTGACGGGGCCCCTGCTCTATGGGCCGGGCGTGGCGGTCTCCGCTCTGCTGGTCTTGGGCTACGTTTTCCTGCTGTACTCTAAGAACCCCATGATCCTGACGCTGATGGGCTATCGAACGCCGGTGTTTCTGCCGTCGCTGCCCTTGGCCCTTCCGATGCTTCTGGCGGGGACCGTGCCGTGGACGGGGATTCTGTGGCAGGCGGTCACGGAATCCTGGCCGAGGAACGGCGAGGACCTGCTGAACCCGGAGGGGCCGAGGCTCTTTCTGCTCCTCTGGGCCGGGATCTTCCTCGTGTTCGGGGTGCTTATGGGGGATGCCCTGGCCCTCGTCGCCTGTCTTCCTCCGCTGGCGGCCCTGGCCGGGGACCGCCTGGACGAGTGGGTGGAGGCGAACGAAATCCTCAGGGTTCAGAGCTCTGTGGCGCTCAATATCCTCTACATCGCCCTGTTCCTGGTGCTGGGGCTCCCGGTCCTGCTCTTCGGCCTCCCGCCCTTCCTTTCGGACGCGTGGTCCTCGATCTTGATGTGGGCGTTCTTTATGGCGCTCGTCGCCCTGGCGGGCTGGTACTATGCCCGGACAAGGCAGTTGGTCAAGCTGATGCGCAACGTCTCGGCCGTCGCCCTGATGGGGCTTCTTCCTCTGGCCGGGGCCTTCGACCTCGTGGCGGAGCGCTCCTCCCTTCATGACGAGGGGACCCTGCTTCGAGGGGAGATGCACAGAGGGGACACTCTGGTGCAGTACGCGATGAACCGTCCATCCCTGTTCTTCTACACGCTGCGGAGCTCCGAGCTCATCAACGCTCCGCTGGTTCCGGGGCTGCTGGAGCAGCCGACGGGAAGCGACACCGCGCTGCATCGTCTCTGGGGGGGCAAGGGCAGGGCCTTTTTGCTCATCGAGAGCGAGCAGACGCTCCACGCGCCCCTGCCCCAGGATGTCAACGTGATTCATGACGGGGGAAGGGTCCTGCTGCTGAGCAACCGGAAGACCCCCCTCAACGCCGGGGCCCTCCACCCCGTCTCCGCGGACGTCCCCTTCCGCTAGCCCCCGCCGCTACAGAGCCTCCGCCTTGTAGGAGCTCCGGACGAAGGGGCCGGAGGCCACCCGTGCGAAGCCGAGCTCCAGGGCCTTGGCGCGATAGCGCTCGAAGGTCTCCGGCGTGACGTACTCGTAGACTGCGATGTGCTGCGCCGTCGGCTGCAGGTACTGCCCCACGGTCAGCATGTCGCAGTCCCCCTCCCTCAGCCGTTCCATGACGGCGATCACCTCGTCCTCCCGCTCTCCGAGCCCGACCATGATGCCCGACTTCGTCTTGAAGCCCTTGCTCTTCGCGTAGCGGAGGACGGCGAGGGACCGCTCGAAGTCGGCCTGCGGCCGGACCTTGTGATAGAGGGAGGGCACCGTCTCCACGTTGTGGTTCAGGACGTCCGGCCGTTCCGCCAGGATGATGTCCAGAAGGTCCTCGCGCCCCTGCATATCGGGGATGAGCAGCTCGATGGTCGTCTCCGGGCACTGGGCCCGGATCTCCCGGACGCAGGCGGCGAACTGCTCCGCGCCCTGATCGGGGAGGTCGTCCCGCGTGACGGAGGTGACGACGGCGTGGCGGAGCTTCAGCGAACGGACCGCCCTGGCGACGTGCGCGGGCTCGAGCGGGTCCACGGGGTCGGGAAGCTCCCGGCTGACGTTGCAGAAGGTGCAGTTGCGCGTGCAGTTCCGCCCCAGAATGATGAAGGTCGCCGTCCTCTTGCCGTAGCACTCCATGCGGTTGGGACAGTTGGCCTCCTGACATACGGTGTTCAGGTGCAGGCTCCTCAGGAGCTCCTCGACCTCCTGAAACGGGCGTCCCCCCTGAATCTTGATCTTCAGCCACTCGGGCTTGCGCAAGGCCGTTTTTGGGGCCGTCATGGAAAAATCCCTCCCTCTGTTTTTACGCGGCCGTGGTGCGGGCGGCCAGAAGGTCCTCGATCAGGGCGCCGTTCTCCATGCCGCGGATGTAGTCGTCGACACGAATGCCCTCAAGTCCCCGGGAGAGCTCCGCATGGTCCAGTGCGTTTCCCTCCAGGCGCCTCGCGAGCTCGAGGACGTCCCGATCCCCGAAGAAGTCCCCCAGGATCTCCGCGTGCCGGATGACCCCCGCGTCGACGTCGAGACGGTAGCCGATCATGCCGAAGGGGTGGCGGACGTCGTAGCCGTGGGTGAATCGATGCCGGACCCCCAGGTTCCAGGAGGGGGAGTCGAAGCGTTCCCGCTTGATCCGCATCACCTCCCGCAGCCCGTCCTCGCGGAGGGCGTAGGTCTCCCGGATGCCGTAGTGATTCATGAAGTGTCCCTTAAGGTGCTCCATGAACTCCCGAACGTCCATGCGCACGTATTCGGCAAGCGTCCCGATCCGGCTGGCGACGGACCGGACCTGCTTGTTCACGAACTTGACCGGGTTGGGCCGCAGCGCCTTGGAGATGGCCTCCCTGTCCACGTCGAACAGGAGCGTCCCGTGGTGCAGCACCCGGTTCTCGTACCGGAACTGGGCGTTGCCGGAGACCTTTTTGCCCTCTACGGTGATGTCGTTTCGGCCCGTGAACTCCGCGTCGATCCCGAGCTGCCTCAGGGCGCCGACGACCGGTGCGGCGAACTTCAGGAACGGGTTCTCCCCATCGTCCCGGAAGGGGGCGATGAGGGTGTACTGCAGATTCTTGAGGTCGCAGTAAATGGTCCCGCCGCCCGAGAGCCGGCGCACCACGCGGATGCCCTTCTCCCGGACGTAATCGGCGTCGTACTCGCAGAGGGCGTCCTGGTTCCGGCCGATGAGGATCGTCGGCACGTTCTGCCAGACCATGAAGACGTCCTCCTGAAGGTTCTTCAGCAGATACTCCTCGAGCGCGTGGTTGTACGCGGGGTCGGTGGACGGATTTTCTATCAGCAGCAAGGGATGCGCCTCCTCGATGTCGTGTTGTCCTCATTGTACACCACACGGCCTATGGCGGGCATCCTTGTGCGGCCTGGCGGCGAGCCGGCGCGGTCTGGAGAGCGAATTCGGATATTGCGGCCTCCCGGCCGGTACGAGTCTCTGAATTTTTCAGGAAGGAGGAGCTGAATTTAGAGATGTTTTTGTACCCAGGAGTGGCACAAGCGTTCCGTATTTGTGCGTATCGAGGTTTTTACCGCGTCCTGTTTCTTGACTGGAGTCCAGTTTGGGCGGACTGTGTAGCATGGCGAGTCGCTCAGGTTCAGGGTATCCTCATCACTATCGATGGGAAAGCCTTTACTCTTGCTGAAGTTCGGTTTCTGCAGCTTCTTGTGTAGTGCCTCGGTACATGGTCTCGCCTCGTCGTTCTCGAAGGTCGTGATGGGACAAGTAAACGACTCAACTTTCGCATCTGGTTTTAGGATGTAAACCGTTGTTATCAGGGCATCTATTGATCCTGAACCGCTAAAGGAACCCGTTCATGCGGACAGTTTCAGTTTATTTCTCAATGGGGCCGGAAGGGAGGCCGGGAAGACTTCGAGCATTGCACTCAGGTCCTCTTCCGACAGGCACAGCTTCTCCGACACATACGCCACCCAGCCCCTTATTCAGAAGCTCAAAGGCTTCCAGCAACGTGATGTCCGCAAGTTCGTCACAGACGCTGTAAAACAGCTCTCCCGCCGTTCGCTCGTCCGCATCGAGTCGATTCAGGTACGCCAGCATCACGTAACGCGCGAACACCATGGATATCCACGCGCTCATCGCGTCATAACTGATGGACTGGCATTTCCTTGTCGGGCGCAGCAACGACTTGCAGGTTTTGAAAAACACTTCGATACTCCAACGTTTGCCGTAAAGACGAACGACCTCCTCCTCCGAAAGAGAACGATCCGTGGGGAGCAGAACCAGATACTCCTTCCGCTTCCTTCGGTTACGGACAAAAACGAGGCGTACGGGAAGCGACTGAAGCTCCGCCTCGAGCGAGTTGAGGAACCGATAGAAGGTGTCTTTTGCAGCAAAGACGGCGCCTCCTGCACGGAGGGCTTCGAACAGTTTTTTGTGAATGAAGGCCAGCTCGAAGAGTTGGCGAAAAATTCCGAGCACCGGAATGCCTTTTGTCTTGTAGGCTCCGCTTTTCTTCAGAAGGGAGCCAAGTTTGAAGGCGCTGAAGAAGGACTCCGTTATGGAAGAGGTTTCGTTTAAGGCAGCAGCGGTTTGTGTTATGATTTGCATGGCATGGACCTCCAGGGGATTGTGTTTTTGGACGATACAATTTTACCCGAAAGGCTTCCATGCCTCTTCTTGTTTCTGGCTCGTTATTCTGTTTGCAAGATGCAAGGCCCTTTTTTACAGCCCTTTTTCAATGCGAAAGTTGAGGCTATACAAAATACGTATGTCATCTATTAAATAGTTTTCCTCTCGGAAGGAGGGATCACATGGAAGACCTATTTGCTCAGAAGGTTTCCTTGGGATTCACCTGGCATATCGCGCCCGAAAAGACGAGGACTCTGCATCCACTTGCGGACCGTCAGGACGCTCTTTATGCTTTCGTTCGGGAAATCCCGTCCTATGTTGCATCAACGCTGCGGACGTTTGAGAACATCAAGACCTCCGATCTCGATGCCAAAATCATCATCGAGTATGGGCGTGGTGTTGCAGATATGCCGACGATGGCCATTCGCACGGTTGAAAATTATGGGCAAGCATCACGTTATCTGTTTGAACGACTGAAAAACCAGGAATCCTCAACCTTTGCACTCGACCTCGATTTGATCGGCAGACTGCACGGAATCTTGGCTCGAGACGAAGTACGACACCCTGGCCAACTGCGCCAAATGCCCGTTCGCATAGAGGAGAGCAGCTACATTCCTCCACCTCCCGCTCAAATCCGCGGGATCATGGAACAGGGGCTTGATTTTCTCAACAAAGGGGCTCTGTCTGTCCCAGAGCGCGCATTTGCGACATTTCTTTTTATATCCCGAACTCAGCCGTTCGAGAATGCGAACAAGAGAACTGCAGCACTGTGCATGAATGCCATTCTGATGTCGTATGGATATCCGGCGGTCGTCATTGAGGGACCGACGCGTGAGTTTTTGCATTCTATGGCGAACTTCTATGAAACGGCGGCAGCCGACACGGTAATGAACGAGCTATTTGACATGGCTGTTCGGCAACACCACCTTTATCTCAATTCCTCGGAGTAAAATGCAGTCCTATCGACAAAGGCAGGATTAGAAGAAAGCAGTTCAAGTTCTGACCCTCATCGAGGTCCCTCAAGATTTACGCTGCTCCCCACGGACTCATTCGCGCGCTATTTGCCCAAGGGACTCGACTTCCGAGAGGTACGCAACGATCATGTTCTGC carries:
- a CDS encoding ArnT family glycosyltransferase, which gives rise to MSLKSFCFRHKTVLLIALTLGYLYLRGIGDHGLLDPLEGIHASVGLNAAARGSSLMPEVGGVPYAGKSIGFWWLEALSLGFFGWGEFAVRLVPALSGLGMALASAMVLGRARPRGARLAAVLTGSMPLSFVASQLAAPHALYACLVTFALAAFVRAWEDRRHAVWAHAAAALAFIVQGPEGLLLPWLCLYLYSVLTDDSASLTGPLLYGPGVAVSALLVLGYVFLLYSKNPMILTLMGYRTPVFLPSLPLALPMLLAGTVPWTGILWQAVTESWPRNGEDLLNPEGPRLFLLLWAGIFLVFGVLMGDALALVACLPPLAALAGDRLDEWVEANEILRVQSSVALNILYIALFLVLGLPVLLFGLPPFLSDAWSSILMWAFFMALVALAGWYYARTRQLVKLMRNVSAVALMGLLPLAGAFDLVAERSSLHDEGTLLRGEMHRGDTLVQYAMNRPSLFFYTLRSSELINAPLVPGLLEQPTGSDTALHRLWGGKGRAFLLIESEQTLHAPLPQDVNVIHDGGRVLLLSNRKTPLNAGALHPVSADVPFR
- a CDS encoding transposase — translated: MQIITQTAAALNETSSITESFFSAFKLGSLLKKSGAYKTKGIPVLGIFRQLFELAFIHKKLFEALRAGGAVFAAKDTFYRFLNSLEAELQSLPVRLVFVRNRRKRKEYLVLLPTDRSLSEEEVVRLYGKRWSIEVFFKTCKSLLRPTRKCQSISYDAMSAWISMVFARYVMLAYLNRLDADERTAGELFYSVCDELADITLLEAFELLNKGLGGVCVGEAVPVGRGPECNARSLPGLPSGPIEK
- a CDS encoding lipoate--protein ligase, yielding MLLIENPSTDPAYNHALEEYLLKNLQEDVFMVWQNVPTILIGRNQDALCEYDADYVREKGIRVVRRLSGGGTIYCDLKNLQYTLIAPFRDDGENPFLKFAAPVVGALRQLGIDAEFTGRNDITVEGKKVSGNAQFRYENRVLHHGTLLFDVDREAISKALRPNPVKFVNKQVRSVASRIGTLAEYVRMDVREFMEHLKGHFMNHYGIRETYALREDGLREVMRIKRERFDSPSWNLGVRHRFTHGYDVRHPFGMIGYRLDVDAGVIRHAEILGDFFGDRDVLELARRLEGNALDHAELSRGLEGIRVDDYIRGMENGALIEDLLAARTTAA
- a CDS encoding Fic family protein; the protein is MEDLFAQKVSLGFTWHIAPEKTRTLHPLADRQDALYAFVREIPSYVASTLRTFENIKTSDLDAKIIIEYGRGVADMPTMAIRTVENYGQASRYLFERLKNQESSTFALDLDLIGRLHGILARDEVRHPGQLRQMPVRIEESSYIPPPPAQIRGIMEQGLDFLNKGALSVPERAFATFLFISRTQPFENANKRTAALCMNAILMSYGYPAVVIEGPTREFLHSMANFYETAAADTVMNELFDMAVRQHHLYLNSSE
- the lipA gene encoding lipoyl synthase, translated to MTAPKTALRKPEWLKIKIQGGRPFQEVEELLRSLHLNTVCQEANCPNRMECYGKRTATFIILGRNCTRNCTFCNVSRELPDPVDPLEPAHVARAVRSLKLRHAVVTSVTRDDLPDQGAEQFAACVREIRAQCPETTIELLIPDMQGREDLLDIILAERPDVLNHNVETVPSLYHKVRPQADFERSLAVLRYAKSKGFKTKSGIMVGLGEREDEVIAVMERLREGDCDMLTVGQYLQPTAQHIAVYEYVTPETFERYRAKALELGFARVASGPFVRSSYKAEAL
- a CDS encoding tetratricopeptide repeat protein, whose protein sequence is MRGTLATLLFLLFVSGCAEANYEKGLEARRDGDYTEALNQWMLASDDPRCMTAIAVMYDYGEGVEQDEDKAAYWYHKAANKGNYRAMAQLANFSLSGVGGETRSPMVWRTKLEALQGKDPYVDYVLAFFYANAHGGERRLDDALSLLKPLVEQGFEPFVPLYRDIEQRIADRNAGVQEAGALALEMAQGEVSFDARWKDRRIVVSGYVSAVRRLNDYGYALKLGGPNPSLVPKDNLLAVFYAPSLANPLTGLNPGDYIKLDGVYLGRVPFALEPSALTLLGCNLVKALSRDIRF